A region of the Sphingopyxis macrogoltabida genome:
TCTTGCGCAGGAAATCCATCAGCTTGTCGGTCGCGTTTGCTGTTGGGCGGATCACGACCGTCATGAAGAAGCGGTTGCGGAACATGCGTTCGGCCGTCATCCGCTCATAGTATTTTTGATCGAGCTTCGCGGCGAAATGCGAGCGGAACGTGCCGCCTGGATAGTCGCGCACGCGCATCCGCAACATGTGCGTCCAGATCGAAAGCCGCTCGTCATGGATATTGCGCCAGACCCCGTTGAGGCGCGTGTGCCAATCATTCAGATCGCGCACGTCCGAAGTCTCAAAGGGCCGTCCATCCAGTTCGAGCATGAGCATCAGATCGCCGTTATCGAGGGCGACCACATGCTCATTGACATGCCGCGAATACGGCAAGAATTTCTCGGGCATTTCCTCCCGTTTGGCCTTGTCAAAAGGCACCTTCTCCGCGAGCGCGCTCTTACCGAACACCACGACCAAATCCCTTTCGCTTGATTCCGTAGAGCGGCAGCGGCGTGTAGCTCGATCCACCCCAAAAGACGCGGTTCCGGTTCGCCGCTTTGGTCCGGCCCCACAGGAAGATCAGCCGGAATGCGTTCACGTCATGCCGAACGATAAGCCGCGCCATCGCATAAAGCGCGACGGCGGCCGCGCCGCCGTAGAGAGGATTGCCCGAACCAACTAACGTGATTGCGCCCGCCATGATGATGAGCGCGCCCGCTTCAATGGGAACACCCGCCCACAAAGCGGGGCGGGTGACGGCCAAGAACAGCGGGTCTTTTGTCATTTCTTCCTGACCGTCCATCCCCGATCACCCCGTAATCGTGTCGACGATCCAAGGCGCGGAGAACACGATCACCACGCCAACTACGACCGTGACGAGCATCTGCACCGACGCGCGGCCGAGGAACCACAGAAGGCCAACGACGATGATCGCGATGATCGCAAGCGTGCGGAGCAAACCGTTGCTCAGCAGGCCGAGAATGTTGTCGGCCAGGCCTTCAAAGTTTGCCTGCGCAAAAGCCGGCTCCGCTACGAGCAGGCTTGCCAGCAGCGACAGGGGCAGCGCGCGCGCCATGAGCGGCGAGGGCTTGAGACGCGCGAGCAGCGCATCGAGCCGGGATTCAGCCTTGATCTTCCAGATACGAAACATTCGATAACTCCTATCTTCGCCTTACGAACCAATCCGCGCGTGTTGGGCGCGGCCGAAAACATCCCACGCAGGCGGTGCAGGCGGTGGAGCCGCCTCCATGTTCTCCGCTGCGATTTCCGCCAGCTCCACCGGCACACGACCGGCGCCAGTGTCGCTCATGGCGGCGCTGGCGGGCTGATCGCCCACGATGACAGTCGGGATTGCGGTCGCAGGCCGACCGCTGACGCGGCGACCTGCGTTCTCCACGCGGGCGACATAGCCGTTGCGGAAACCTCTCGATTGAGAGCCTGTGTTATACATGCTGAGTGCGACCCGAAGGGCCTCTTGCGGGGTGCGCCCCGTCTTGGCCGAACGGAAATTGGACAGGAGCACCCGGCCTGCCGCTTCGATATTGGAGCACTGCTTGAAAACAGTGTCCCACGTTAGGCCGAGCCATCCCATGTTGCGTGAATTGATTTGGCCGAGGCCGAGATCCACGCTGTAGCCGCGAGCCACATAGGAGCGCGCGGTTGCGATGGCCTCAGCCTCATTACGCGGACGGCGAGGCTGACTGGCCACGCCGTTGACGTTGATCGCAAAAACATAGTTCGAAGATTCCGCATCCACGATCGCGGCGATCGTATGCGGCGCTACCGCTGGGGCGCATTGCGCCGCCAGCGAAAGAACGGCCCCGGTTTCGAGGAACACGTTCCCGCTCCCGGTCAGTTGCGCGGCTGATAGTAGGTCTGTTGCCGCCCGTCAGTCCAAGTGACCGTCAAGCGACCAGGCCTCCCATCATCCGGCTTCTTGTATTTGGTCTTGGCGATGCCCCCGCCCGTGCATGTCGGGAAGCTGCCGCCGAGAGCCAGCACGCGCCACAGTTTCGTTATCGGTGGAACACAGGCTGGATATTGCGTCGGACCACCCGGGTTGGAGATGCACAGCACAACCTCACATGCCCAAGTAGGCTCTGTTGCAAAAATCGTGAAGCTTGAGCATGCTTGGCGGAGATTGGACGGACGGAACGATGACGGATTTCAAGTGGCGCCATTTCCAGGGTGATGTGATCCTGTGGGCGGTGCGCTGGTATTGTCGCTATCCGATCAGCTATCGCGACCTTGAGGAAATGCTGGCGGAACGCGGCATTTCGGTCGACCATACGACGATCTATCGCTGGGTCCAGTGCTACGCCCCGGAGATGGAGAAGCGGCTGCGCTGGTTCTGGCGGCGTGGCTTTGATCCGAGCTGGCGCCTGGATGAAACCTACGTCAAGGTGCGGGGCAAGTGGACCTACCTGTACCGGGCAGTCGACAAGCGGGGCGACACGATCGATTTCTACCTGTCGCCGACCCGCAGCGCCAAGGCAGCGAAGCGGTTCCTGGGCAAGGCCCTGCGAGGCCTGAAGCACTGGGAAAAGCCTGCCACGCTCAATACCGACAAAGCGCCGAGCTATGGTGCAGCGATCACCGAATTGAAGCGCGAAGGAAAGCTGGACCGGGAGACGGCCCACCGGCAGGTGAAGTATCTCAATAACGTGATCGAGGCCGATCACGGAAAGCTCAAGATACTGATCAAGCCGGTGCGCGGTTTCAAATCGATCCCCACGGCCTATGCCACGATCAAGGGATTCGAAGTCATGCGAGCCCTGCGCAAAGGACAGGCTCGCCCCTGGTGCCTGCAGCCCGGCATCAGGGGCGAGGTGCGCCTTGTGGAGAGAGCTTTTGGCATTGGGCCCTCGGCGCTGACGGAGGCCATGGGCATGCTCAACCACCATTTCGCAGCAGCCGCCTGATCGGCGCAGAGCGACAGCCTACCTCTGACTGCCGCCAATCTTTGCAACAGAGCCAAGGAGAA
Encoded here:
- a CDS encoding IS6-like element IS6100 family transposase, whose protein sequence is MTDFKWRHFQGDVILWAVRWYCRYPISYRDLEEMLAERGISVDHTTIYRWVQCYAPEMEKRLRWFWRRGFDPSWRLDETYVKVRGKWTYLYRAVDKRGDTIDFYLSPTRSAKAAKRFLGKALRGLKHWEKPATLNTDKAPSYGAAITELKREGKLDRETAHRQVKYLNNVIEADHGKLKILIKPVRGFKSIPTAYATIKGFEVMRALRKGQARPWCLQPGIRGEVRLVERAFGIGPSALTEAMGMLNHHFAAAA
- a CDS encoding TrbC/VirB2 family protein — translated: MFRIWKIKAESRLDALLARLKPSPLMARALPLSLLASLLVAEPAFAQANFEGLADNILGLLSNGLLRTLAIIAIIVVGLLWFLGRASVQMLVTVVVGVVIVFSAPWIVDTITG
- a CDS encoding type IV secretion system protein VirB3, which codes for MDGQEEMTKDPLFLAVTRPALWAGVPIEAGALIIMAGAITLVGSGNPLYGGAAAVALYAMARLIVRHDVNAFRLIFLWGRTKAANRNRVFWGGSSYTPLPLYGIKRKGFGRGVR
- a CDS encoding lytic transglycosylase domain-containing protein codes for the protein MFLETGAVLSLAAQCAPAVAPHTIAAIVDAESSNYVFAINVNGVASQPRRPRNEAEAIATARSYVARGYSVDLGLGQINSRNMGWLGLTWDTVFKQCSNIEAAGRVLLSNFRSAKTGRTPQEALRVALSMYNTGSQSRGFRNGYVARVENAGRRVSGRPATAIPTVIVGDQPASAAMSDTGAGRVPVELAEIAAENMEAAPPPAPPAWDVFGRAQHARIGS